Proteins encoded by one window of Plasmodium falciparum 3D7 genome assembly, chromosome: 4:
- a CDS encoding calmodulin-like protein, translating into MSKYFLSKQRRAEIESIFKEYDTNKDGVSGEKLLYLLRSLGIYLNKTESEVILEDYKKNGNINLSEFFELMKQYYFDENIENLLYLSLQSYAQEKSKTINLNEFKNVLLTLGVGIKLTEEEVDAFLNVEFNGYKNKEISFDDFIYKILKE; encoded by the exons ATGAGTAAATATTTTCTGTCTAAACAGAGG AGAGCTGAGATTGAATCaatatttaaagaatacGATACTAATAAAGATGGAGTTAGTGgtgaaaaattattatatttgttaagaTCTCTTGGTATATATCTTAACAAAACTGAATCAGAAGTCATATTGGAAG attataagaaaaatggCAATATAAATTTGAGTGAATTTTTTGAACTTATGaaacaatattattttgatgaaaatattgaaaacTTACTATACCTGTCTTTGCAATCTTATGCTCAGGAAAAATCTAAAACTATAAATCTTAATGAATtcaaaaatgtattattgaCATTGGGTGT TGGAATTAAATTAACAGAAGAAGAAGTAGATGCATTTTTAAACGTAGAATTCAatggatataaaaataaagaaatatcaTTTGATGACTTCATTTATAA aattttaaaagaatga
- a CDS encoding calmodulin-like protein, with protein MSKYFLSKQRRAEIESIFKEYDTNKDGVSGEKLLYLLRSLGIYLNKTESEVILEDYKKNGNINLSEFFELMKQYYFDENIENLLYLSLQSYAQEKSKTINLNEFKNVLLTLGSGIKLTEEEVDAFLNVEFNGYKNKEISFDDFIYKILKE; from the exons ATGAGTAAATATTTTCTGTCTAAACAGAGG AGAGCTGAGATTGAATCaatatttaaagaatacGATACTAATAAAGATGGAGTTAGTGgtgaaaaattattatatttgttaagaTCTCTTGGTATATATCTTAACAAAACTGAATCAGAAGTCATATTGGAAG attataagaaaaatggCAATATAAATTTGAGTGAATTTTTTGAACTTATGaaacaatattattttgatgaaaatattgaaaacTTACTATACCTGTCTTTGCAATCTTATGCTCAGGAAAAATCTAAAACTATAAATCTTAATGAATtcaaaaatgtattattgaCATTGG GTAGTGGAATTAAATTAACAGAAGAAGAAGTAGATGCATTTTTAAACGTAGAATTCAatggatataaaaataaagaaatatcaTTTGATGACTTCATTTATAA aattttaaaagaatga